A single region of the Branchiostoma lanceolatum isolate klBraLanc5 chromosome 1, klBraLanc5.hap2, whole genome shotgun sequence genome encodes:
- the LOC136440041 gene encoding neurogenic differentiation factor 1-like, with amino-acid sequence MAESVSSEDYDILDCLEISESDQDMSVSGSISDDEESGGAGSYGLRPRSQQARRKIRQIADERCDAVGEPDGKDHGKPRVVRPKAKRVAANVRERRRISEYNKAFNQLRVSLNHPLSGKRLSKIATLRRAINRIKALRDSLDSAPPAVEEDSDGPVSESDASSPAASSLAGDDTHLYNNHTISGTEFTVQPSFVPHTMSVYSTNVNQHYARTEPQFFREEPFDSFDLCGVPPCRFDTSWPYSGFQSAMAW; translated from the exons ATGGCAGAAAGCGTAAGCAGCGAAGACTACGACATCTTGGACTGTCTAGAAATTTCCGAGAGCGATCAGGACATGTCGGTGTCTGGGAGCATCAGCGACGACGAGGAATCCGGGGGCGCCGGCAGCTACGGTCTTCGGCCCAGGTCGCAGCAGGCTCGGAGGAAGATCCGACAGATTGCCGATGAGAGGTGCGACGCCGTCGGCGAGCCTGACGGGAAAGACCACGGGAAGCCAAGAGTCGTCCGACCCAAGGCAAAACGTGTGGCGGCCAACGTACGAGAGCGACGCCGTATAAGCGAGTACAACAAAGCCTTTAACCAG CTGCGTGTGAGTTTGAACCACCCTCTGAGCGGCAAACGTCTGTCCAAGATAGCGACTCTGAGGAGAGCGATCAACCGCATCAAGGCCCTTCGGGACTCCCTCGACTCTGCCCCGCCGGCGGTGGAGGAAGACAGCGATGGGCCCGTGTCGGAATCCGACGCATCCAGCCCCGCGGCGTCGTCCCTAGCAGGCGATGATACCCACCTTTATAACAACCACACGATTTCTGGGACAGAGTTCACTGTGCAGCCGTCATTCGTTCCGCACACGATGTCCGTCTACAGCACAAACGTGAACCAGCACTACGCCAGGACTGAGCCGCAGTTTTTCCGCGAGGAACCGTTCGACAGTTTCGACCTTTGCGGGGTGCCTCCATGTCGGTTCGACACCTCGTGGCCGTACTCTGGCTTCCAGTCGGCAATGGCCTGGTGA